The window GAGTTCAGGGCATTAAAAATAAAATGCGGATTCATCTGTGCTCTTAATAACTTCATTTCCTGCTCTGCCCTCTGTGTAGCGAGCTTCTCTTCGTAACTCAATTGTTCCTGACGGATTAACTTTTCCTGTGTTTCTTGAATTGTGATTATTGCTTGATTTAGTTTACGGTTGGTTTTATAGCCGCGGTAGAGGGAGAAAGATAATGCAATAGATAGGACTCCAACAACAATAAGGGCACCCAAATATATTTGTCTGGTTTTTCGTTCGTGTTGGATCAAAGTATTCTGAATGTCCATGGCGGTGGATTGCAGATCTGAATTTCTATTTTTTCGGGTGGAATCAATCGCTATAGGATCAAAATCTGAAAGTAACGAATCTATTATATCACCGGCACTTATTGAATAAAATGCCGCTTTATCATATTCTTTTAGCAAATAACTAATTTTGCCCAGCTGGGAAAGAACATGTGCTTCAAAATATTGCACATGCCTTTTATAAGAAAATTGAGTCTCGCCATTAATTTGTTGAAATAGAAAAGATTTATAATTAAAAAAATCTCCAATAAAACTTGAAGATCTAAAATCTGATTTTGAACGCAATGAGGGTAAGTATAATAGAGATTCCTTAAAAAGCGTATCCATTTCAGTTAATAATTTATAATCTAAGACTTTTTTGGATGTGTACTTTTTATATAAGAAATCTCCAATCGTTGCTAATGCGATTGAAATACCACCACTATCATTGCCATTTTTGCAAATTTGTAATTGCATTTGCAATATCTCCAATGCTTCTCTATTCTGATTTCTTGACTTAAATATAAAGTACTTGCGACCTAGTACATAAATACTAAATTCAGGACTTCCATGCTTTTCCTGGACTGTATAATACTTATCAAAATACAATAATGCACTTGTTGTGTCACCGGTCTTTAGTTTCATCTCTGCAATATTGCCATAAACATAACCTATTTGTACTGTGTCACCAATTTTGCTAAATGCATCCATTGCTTTATAAAAATAATTCATGGCGTTGTTGGTATCTAATTTCATAGAGTACTCAGCTGCAATGTAATTAGCAACCTCGCCAACTTTACGATAGTCTTTTAAAAATATATAATTTTCATAGGCTATCTTAAAATGATATAACGAAGCCTCTGCCTTTACACCAAATAATAATTGACCAATTCTTTCATTTGTTTTTGCAATTCCTTCATTATCTCCTATCTGTTCATAATAATTCAAAGCGGTTCTATAATATCGCAATGATGTCTTTCTATCATTAACCTGATACAACGCTCCGGTAAGCAATGTAGCTTTGCCTTGCAATTTCATATCATCTATTCTCATAGCGAAAGTTATTGCAGAATCATAATGCAACTTTGCAATGGCATTAGCCTTTTTATCGAATTCTTGTGCATGCGTTCGACCAATTTGTATATGTACTTGGGCAAGCAGCGATTTACATCAATTTCTTTTTTTCGATGTGGAGAACTATTTACTATGGAATCTAAAATTTGCTTAGCTTCACGAACATAGGTTAATGCTTTATCTTCAATATAAAGTTTAGATATAGAATCCGTCAAACTTACTATTTGAGTTGCTCTAAGCAATGGATCCCTATCAGCATTTAACTTACTGTATATAGAATCATAGTTTAGATTTTGCGGACGCACAATTGGATAACAACACTAAAAGAAATACATTTAGATTAACTAGTACAAAATGTTTCAAATATTTTGACTTGTCAATTACAAAACAATCTGATAAAAAGGAATTGCATACGGTTAGAATTTCGTTAAATTAAATTAAACTACTATTGATCAAATTTAATACTTCTTTCATCGCGCTAATTTATATGATGTAGTACTTTACAGACTAAACCACTAACTCAAACTCCACCTTCGTTCCTGCCGGCTCATGTAGCTCATTATACAAATCAATAATAATAAAAGAATTCGAATTGCCCTGGTTCTCATTATACATATTCAACCGTTCTCTGGTAATAGCAATTCCATGTGAGGTATGTTGATTTTCGCT of the Bacteroidota bacterium genome contains:
- a CDS encoding histidine kinase; amino-acid sequence: MRIDDMKLQGKATLLTGALYQVNDRKTSLRYYRTALNYYEQIGDNEGIAKTNERIGQLLFGVKAEASLYHFKIAYENYIFLKDYRKVGEVANYIAAEYSMKLDTNNAMNYFYKAMDAFSKIGDTVQIGYVYGNIAEMKLKTGDTTSALLYFDKYYTVQEKHGSPEFSIYVLGRKYFIFKSRNQNREALEILQMQLQICKNGNDSGGISIALATIGDFLYKKYTSKKVLDYKLLTEMDTLFKESLLYLPSLRSKSDFRSSSFIGDFFNYKSFLFQQINGETQFSYKRHVQYFEAHVLSQLGKISYLLKEYDKAAFYSISAGDIIDSLLSDFDPIAIDSTRKNRNSDLQSTAMDIQNTLIQHERKTRQIYLGALIVVGVLSIALSFSLYRGYKTNRKLNQAIITIQETQEKLIRQEQLSYEEKLATQRAEQEMKLLRAQMNPHFIFNALNSIHNCILQKDTMTASSSLTKFSRLVRRILESSRQAIVSLETELSTLELYIQLEQMRFNTKFDYKISIEPGIDMNEFSVPPLILQPFVENSIWHGLMPSSKKGIIEIEVKKRGDLLHFSIIDNGIGRQKSADLKAKSEHQHTSHGLAITKERLSMYNKVSNTDTFTIIDLYDTTGLPAGTKVEFDLTIQNYAA